A stretch of DNA from Candidatus Thermoplasmatota archaeon:
AACAGGTAGAAAAAGACCTATCCCGATCAAGGGCTCCGAGTTTACCATCGAGCTTGATACAATAATAGTTGCTATAGGTGAGCAGCCAGATATTTCGTTTCTCAGTAGTAACAGCAGACTTGAAATATCCACCCACAATACACTGGTAGTGAACCCTGAGACCCTTACCACAAATATAGAGGGTGTTTTTGCTGCTGGCGATGTTGTAAAAGGCCCTGCGAGTGTTGTTGAGGCAATTGCTATGGGCAAGAAAGCTGCGTCTTCAATCGACAAATACCTCGGTGGCGATGGTGTTATCGATATAGCGTTAGTAGAGAAGGAGAAGCCAGAGCATTGGCTTGGAAAAGAAAAGGGCTTTGCAGATCTAAGGCGCAGCCAAACGCCAAAAATACCTGTTGAGCAGCGGAGAAGCTTTGCAGAAGTAGAGCTTTGCTTTGATAAGGAGCTTGCGGTCAAAGAAGCTTCAAGATGCTTGCAATGCGACCTAAGGTTGCAAATCTCAAAGCCTATGTTTCCGCCAGAAAAATGGCTGGAGTTTAGGTCTGAGTTTGTGAGCGCTGTTCCTGAACTAGAGGGCGTGTATCAACTACTCAACGAAAAAAAATTCATAATTTATATTAAGGGCACAGCTAATTTACGCAAAGAGCTAGAGGAGCAATTAAAAACAAATGACAAGGCACGGTACTTTAGCTACGAAGAAGAGCCTATGTATACAAAAAGGGAAACAGAGCTCTTACAGCAATTCCTCCAGCAGCATGGCAAGCTACCTGAAGGAAACGAGGAATTGGAAGAGCTTTTTTGAGAGCGTCTGCAAACTCGGCGGAGATATACAGCATTTTTATATGATAGGGGGAAGCGTTCGAGTAGAAGGGCGCGCAAGTTTTAAATTGCACTTATCCTATTATTCTCCATAAGAAAAATGAAATCAATAACTCTTGCAGTTTCTATTCTGGCTGGAATTTTGGTTTTGAGCGCAATTGTAGTGCTTGCAGGGAACGCAGGGGTGGCTACAGTTAGCGAAACAAAATCTGAAAGTATTGGGAAGGGAATCACTTCGCATGCACCAATCTATATTAATGGCAACTCTCAGTTCACATCTGCAAATGGCGTAACCTCTGGCTCAGGCACGGAAAGCGACCCATACATCATAGAAAACTGGGATATAGATGCGAGCAGTGCAAATGGGATTGAGATAAGAAAT
This window harbors:
- a CDS encoding right-handed parallel beta-helix repeat-containing protein — its product is MKSITLAVSILAGILVLSAIVVLAGNAGVATVSETKSESIGKGITSHAPIYINGNSQFTSANGVTSGSGTESDPYIIENWDIDASSANGIEIRNTDVYFIIRNCVIHDGKSNYKYGIHFYNVENGKIENITSYNNLYGIYFKYSSNN
- a CDS encoding FAD-dependent oxidoreductase, whose amino-acid sequence is KKKIKIGKRVGVIGGGNAAVDAARVANRIKDCETVSIIYRRTRAEMPAFKEEVDAAVEEGINVQFLTAPTKVLTKNGKVTGIECIKMRLGEMDETGRKRPIPIKGSEFTIELDTIIVAIGEQPDISFLSSNSRLEISTHNTLVVNPETLTTNIEGVFAAGDVVKGPASVVEAIAMGKKAASSIDKYLGGDGVIDIALVEKEKPEHWLGKEKGFADLRRSQTPKIPVEQRRSFAEVELCFDKELAVKEASRCLQCDLRLQISKPMFPPEKWLEFRSEFVSAVPELEGVYQLLNEKKFIIYIKGTANLRKELEEQLKTNDKARYFSYEEEPMYTKRETELLQQFLQQHGKLPEGNEELEELF